One genomic region from Spirulina subsalsa PCC 9445 encodes:
- the groL gene encoding chaperonin GroEL (60 kDa chaperone family; promotes refolding of misfolded polypeptides especially under stressful conditions; forms two stacked rings of heptamers to form a barrel-shaped 14mer; ends can be capped by GroES; misfolded proteins enter the barrel where they are refolded when GroES binds) yields the protein MAKTIIYNDEARRALERGIDLLAEAVAVTLGPKGRNVVLEKKFGAPQIVNDGVTIAKEIELEDHIENTGVSLIRQAASKTNDVAGDGTTTATVLAHAMVKEGLRNVAAGANPIAIKRGVDKAVEYLVGKIAEHAKPVEDSKAIAQVGSISAGNDEEVGQMIASAMDKVGKEGVISLEEGKSMTTELEITEGMRFDKGYISPYFVTDTERMEAVLDEPYILITDKKITLVQDLVPVLEQVARSGRPLVIIAEDIEKEALATLVVNRLRGVLNVAAVKAPGFGDRRKQMLEDIAVLTGGQVITEDAGLKLENTKLEMLGGARRMTLTKDNTTIVAEGNEAAVKARCEQIRRQVDETESSYDKEKLQERLAKLSGGVAVVKVGAATETEMKDKKLRLEDAINATKAAVEEGIVPGGGTTLAHLAPGLETWANDSLQNEELTGALIVARALTAPLKRIAENAGQNGAVIAERVKEKDFNVGYNAANGEFTDMLAAGIVDPAKVTRSALQNAASIAGMVLTTECIVVDKPEKEKASAGPGGGDFDY from the coding sequence ATGGCTAAGACAATCATTTACAACGATGAAGCGCGCCGTGCATTAGAACGAGGCATCGACCTACTGGCTGAAGCCGTTGCCGTTACCCTAGGACCCAAAGGCCGTAATGTTGTCCTAGAAAAGAAATTTGGCGCACCCCAAATCGTAAACGATGGGGTCACCATTGCTAAAGAAATCGAACTGGAAGATCACATCGAGAATACTGGCGTTTCCTTGATTCGTCAAGCCGCTTCTAAAACCAATGATGTCGCTGGGGATGGAACCACCACCGCAACGGTTTTAGCCCATGCAATGGTTAAAGAAGGATTACGCAACGTGGCCGCTGGTGCAAACCCCATCGCCATTAAACGCGGGGTTGATAAGGCCGTTGAATATTTAGTGGGTAAAATTGCCGAACACGCGAAACCCGTTGAAGATTCCAAAGCGATCGCCCAAGTCGGTTCTATTTCCGCCGGGAATGATGAAGAAGTGGGTCAAATGATCGCCAGTGCTATGGATAAAGTCGGTAAAGAGGGCGTGATTTCCCTCGAAGAAGGCAAATCCATGACCACTGAACTGGAAATCACCGAAGGGATGCGCTTTGACAAAGGCTACATTTCCCCCTACTTCGTCACCGATACCGAACGGATGGAAGCGGTGTTAGATGAACCCTACATCTTAATCACCGACAAAAAAATCACCCTCGTTCAAGACTTAGTTCCCGTCCTTGAACAAGTAGCGCGTTCTGGTCGTCCTTTGGTGATTATCGCCGAAGATATCGAAAAAGAAGCCTTAGCTACCTTAGTGGTGAACCGTCTGCGCGGTGTTCTGAACGTTGCGGCCGTTAAAGCGCCCGGATTTGGCGATCGCCGCAAACAAATGTTAGAAGATATCGCCGTTCTCACAGGTGGTCAAGTCATCACTGAAGACGCTGGCCTGAAACTGGAAAACACCAAGCTGGAAATGCTCGGTGGCGCTCGTCGCATGACCTTGACCAAAGACAACACCACCATTGTAGCCGAAGGCAACGAAGCCGCCGTTAAAGCCCGTTGTGAGCAAATTCGCCGTCAAGTTGACGAAACCGAATCCTCCTACGACAAAGAAAAATTACAGGAACGTCTCGCTAAACTGAGCGGTGGTGTTGCTGTGGTCAAAGTGGGTGCCGCCACTGAAACCGAAATGAAGGACAAAAAACTGCGCTTAGAAGATGCCATCAACGCCACTAAAGCGGCCGTTGAAGAGGGTATCGTCCCCGGTGGTGGTACAACCTTAGCGCACCTCGCCCCCGGTTTAGAAACCTGGGCAAACGACAGCCTACAAAATGAAGAGTTAACGGGTGCGTTAATTGTAGCTCGTGCTTTAACTGCTCCTCTGAAACGCATTGCAGAAAACGCCGGACAAAACGGCGCTGTGATTGCCGAACGAGTGAAAGAAAAAGACTTTAACGTAGGCTACAATGCCGCTAACGGCGAGTTTACCGATATGTTAGCCGCAGGTATTGTTGACCCCGCTAAAGTGACCCGCAGCGCTCTGCAAAATGCCGCTTCTATTGCCGGGATGGTTCTAACCACAGAATGTATTGTGGTGGACAAACCGGAAAAAGAAAAAGCTTCCGCAGGCCCCGGCGGTGGTGACTTCGATTACTAG
- a CDS encoding DNA methyltransferase — protein sequence MPSLSTIETLKKINHQPYYQTHLGAAYWGNSLDLMEELPEESIDLICTSPPFALLRKKEYGNVEAKDYIQWFKPFASQFYRILKPQGSLVIDIGGTWQKGIPVRSLYHFELVIELCKPKHQGGLGFYLAQELFWYNPAKLPTPAEWVTVRRERVKDAVNTIWWLSKDPHPKANNKRVLRPYSEAMQNLLKNGYQAKLRPSGHAISKKFKRDRGGAIPPNIIPDLEFGESPLIGQPILGEFNWILQQDLIQPVNVIAASNTASNDYYQRRCKEAGIKPHPARFPQALPEFVIGLCTEPGDWVLDCFAGSNTTGRVAETLDRHWLAFELEENYLKASQFRFEQDAPLLVTPRINRDNLKVEALKLAPDFSDRNSEAQETTHYQLNLFDLYQQTMQAKNLKFTYGHQFEPKRMNLIDLVELCRSNQPNRRTLQEAIAQTYYSQHSAKNTPQKAENQRKLAMNTFLSLRAYQLVESDSEDEWQYQVSNQGYQLLEAQDDPQEVLRIFARHILTHLTGMSLLKAIDAIQSRGEQPQLDLIGYELQEMGYSISPNAVYVSTMRQWLQQAGVFEKAYEINWDRVYDILELDKDYIDELYTLTPQQKYFLLAMLQMSIVEFTPWNEMVKYTGSVYKVRFPSKSFVKDVIQPLVKVGLIETDKTTQGRGAKPNRVKLTAKAQNELLSKLLASMADLTELSTTELNRSFEDVVQELEHPDKYIKGKALELLAIWMIRLTSLRFTQWRKRDYETGQGEVDVLAASDRFVYHRWQIQCKNTKRVDVEVLAKEIGMTFVTGADVVMIVTTGEFTRDALQYAYRMMDVSRYYMVLIQKEDIEAIKQDKTSIIKILDRRARRVFAKKELGMVETDVDGWEAEEGLLVDGEEE from the coding sequence GTGCCAAGCTTGTCCACTATTGAGACGTTAAAAAAGATTAACCATCAACCCTACTATCAAACCCATTTAGGCGCGGCCTATTGGGGGAATAGTTTAGACTTGATGGAAGAATTACCCGAGGAAAGTATTGATCTTATATGTACATCTCCTCCCTTTGCCTTACTGCGTAAAAAAGAATACGGCAATGTTGAGGCTAAAGATTATATCCAATGGTTTAAACCCTTTGCCTCTCAATTTTACCGTATTCTGAAACCTCAAGGATCTCTCGTGATTGATATTGGTGGAACGTGGCAGAAAGGGATTCCGGTGCGCTCCCTTTACCATTTTGAATTAGTGATTGAACTGTGTAAACCGAAGCATCAGGGAGGACTGGGTTTCTACCTCGCTCAAGAACTTTTTTGGTATAATCCCGCAAAACTCCCCACCCCAGCTGAATGGGTCACAGTGCGTCGTGAACGGGTGAAAGATGCCGTGAATACGATTTGGTGGCTCTCGAAAGATCCTCATCCTAAAGCCAATAATAAGCGGGTTTTGCGTCCCTATAGTGAGGCGATGCAAAACTTATTAAAAAATGGCTATCAAGCTAAATTAAGACCGTCGGGTCATGCTATTTCTAAAAAGTTTAAACGAGATCGAGGGGGGGCAATTCCTCCCAATATTATCCCGGATTTAGAATTTGGCGAATCCCCTTTAATTGGTCAACCTATATTGGGAGAATTTAACTGGATTTTACAACAGGATTTAATCCAACCTGTTAATGTAATTGCGGCCTCTAATACGGCTTCTAATGACTACTATCAACGACGGTGTAAAGAAGCGGGAATCAAACCTCATCCAGCACGGTTTCCTCAAGCGTTACCGGAGTTTGTGATTGGACTTTGTACAGAACCGGGAGATTGGGTGTTAGATTGTTTTGCGGGGTCTAATACAACAGGCCGAGTGGCTGAAACGTTAGATCGGCATTGGTTAGCCTTTGAGTTAGAGGAAAATTACCTGAAGGCCTCACAATTTCGCTTTGAGCAAGATGCTCCCTTATTAGTTACACCTCGCATCAATCGAGATAATTTAAAAGTTGAAGCGTTAAAGTTAGCCCCTGATTTCAGTGACAGAAATTCAGAGGCGCAAGAAACGACCCATTATCAGTTAAATTTATTCGATTTGTATCAGCAAACTATGCAGGCTAAAAATTTAAAGTTCACCTATGGTCATCAATTTGAACCTAAAAGGATGAATTTGATTGATTTGGTTGAGTTATGCCGCTCTAATCAGCCCAATCGCAGAACGTTACAGGAAGCAATTGCCCAAACCTATTACAGTCAACATTCTGCCAAAAATACCCCACAAAAGGCTGAGAATCAGCGCAAGTTAGCAATGAACACATTCTTATCCTTACGGGCTTATCAATTAGTCGAATCTGATTCAGAGGATGAATGGCAATATCAAGTTTCTAATCAGGGGTATCAACTTTTAGAAGCGCAAGATGATCCCCAAGAAGTATTGAGAATTTTTGCGCGTCATATTCTAACCCATTTAACAGGAATGTCATTATTAAAAGCCATTGACGCAATCCAGAGTCGGGGAGAGCAACCCCAATTAGATTTAATTGGTTATGAGTTGCAAGAAATGGGGTATTCTATCTCGCCGAATGCCGTGTATGTTAGCACTATGCGACAATGGTTACAGCAAGCGGGGGTATTTGAAAAAGCCTATGAGATTAACTGGGATAGAGTCTATGATATTTTGGAACTTGACAAGGATTATATTGATGAACTTTACACGCTCACCCCACAACAAAAGTATTTTCTCTTAGCAATGCTTCAGATGAGTATTGTTGAGTTTACGCCCTGGAATGAAATGGTTAAATATACGGGAAGTGTCTATAAAGTCCGATTTCCGAGCAAGTCTTTTGTTAAAGATGTGATTCAACCGTTGGTTAAGGTGGGATTGATTGAGACGGACAAAACAACCCAAGGCAGAGGAGCAAAACCTAATCGAGTGAAGTTAACGGCTAAAGCGCAAAATGAATTATTGTCTAAACTCTTAGCGTCTATGGCAGATTTAACGGAACTCTCGACAACGGAACTCAATCGTAGTTTTGAGGATGTGGTTCAAGAGTTAGAGCATCCAGATAAATACATTAAGGGTAAAGCGTTGGAGTTATTGGCAATTTGGATGATTCGTCTAACCAGTTTACGATTTACGCAATGGCGCAAACGAGACTATGAAACAGGTCAAGGGGAGGTTGATGTTTTAGCGGCATCGGATCGTTTTGTGTATCATCGTTGGCAAATTCAATGTAAAAATACGAAGCGAGTTGATGTGGAAGTTTTGGCGAAAGAAATTGGCATGACTTTTGTGACAGGGGCCGATGTTGTGATGATTGTTACAACGGGGGAATTTACCCGAGATGCTTTACAGTATGCCTATCGCATGATGGATGTTTCTCGCTACTATATGGTTTTAATTCAAAAGGAAGATATCGAGGCGATTAAGCAGGATAAAACCAGTATTATCAAAATTTTGGATCGACGGGCGCGGCGAGTCTTTGCGAAAAAGGAGTTGGGGATGGTGGAGACGGATGTTGATGGGTGGGAAGCGGAGGAAGGGTTACTGGTGGATGGTGAGGAGGAATGA
- a CDS encoding serine/threonine protein kinase, whose translation MKTFYQAGDCILNPETGCRYEVLALLGRGSFGQTYLAKKLAPRLEQDPSRQQVAIKVVSLKQMGDWKGLELWEREVQTLAQLEHPGIPCYLDYFQQDTAGDRLFYLVQERVKGKSLAQWVEQGWRPSEKAIKWIAQEALKILEYLHSFHPPILHRDIKPENLILDRSGKVSLIDFGAVQTVYREADSVVKTFVGTLGYIPPEQYQGKSYPTSDLYSLGATLVFLITGRSPDNLPHKGFKLNFRPYTNLSPHLTHWLETLLEPAREDRFKSATDARIILQQEAKIAQSVTVSPPPSWSQIQVKKTADSLEILCPPVGLNGESLPILIAGILGGVILPLIAFLDEQNIGQAIVYSLLAWTVCFCLGLLFAFWGSIEILINSQEFWVEWRFANFVLKSLHGKTANLDKVEVDVHTNSKGGETRTCALWEKGQVTKFGKLFEDEENEWVVQQINQFLEEQKKCR comes from the coding sequence ATGAAAACCTTCTATCAAGCAGGGGATTGTATTCTCAATCCTGAAACCGGGTGTCGTTATGAAGTGTTAGCATTACTGGGACGGGGGAGTTTTGGTCAGACTTATCTGGCGAAGAAACTAGCACCGAGACTAGAACAAGATCCCTCACGGCAACAGGTTGCCATTAAGGTAGTATCCTTGAAGCAGATGGGGGACTGGAAGGGACTAGAACTGTGGGAACGGGAGGTTCAGACTCTGGCGCAGTTAGAGCATCCGGGGATTCCCTGCTACTTAGATTATTTCCAACAGGACACAGCAGGCGATCGCCTTTTTTACCTCGTGCAGGAACGAGTCAAGGGTAAATCTTTAGCCCAGTGGGTTGAACAAGGCTGGCGCCCTTCAGAAAAAGCCATTAAATGGATTGCCCAAGAAGCCCTGAAAATCCTCGAATATTTGCATAGTTTCCACCCCCCTATTTTGCACCGAGACATCAAACCCGAGAATCTTATTTTAGATCGTTCTGGGAAAGTATCCCTGATTGATTTTGGGGCTGTGCAAACAGTGTATCGTGAGGCAGATAGTGTCGTTAAGACCTTTGTCGGGACATTAGGTTATATACCCCCAGAACAATATCAGGGCAAAAGTTATCCCACCTCAGACCTTTACAGCTTAGGAGCTACGTTGGTTTTCTTGATTACGGGGCGATCGCCGGACAATTTACCCCACAAGGGGTTTAAACTTAATTTTCGCCCCTACACCAACCTTTCCCCCCACCTTACCCACTGGTTAGAAACCCTCCTTGAACCAGCGCGAGAAGACCGTTTTAAAAGTGCCACAGATGCGCGAATCATCCTACAACAAGAGGCGAAAATCGCTCAATCCGTGACCGTTAGTCCTCCTCCTTCATGGAGTCAGATTCAAGTTAAAAAAACCGCCGATTCTTTAGAAATTCTTTGTCCTCCTGTGGGTTTGAATGGAGAAAGTTTACCCATTCTAATTGCTGGAATCTTAGGCGGAGTTATTCTTCCCTTAATCGCTTTTCTAGACGAGCAGAATATTGGGCAAGCTATTGTCTATAGTTTATTGGCTTGGACTGTTTGTTTCTGTTTGGGTCTTTTATTCGCCTTTTGGGGGAGTATTGAAATCCTCATCAATTCCCAAGAGTTTTGGGTAGAATGGCGGTTTGCTAATTTTGTTCTCAAGTCATTACACGGGAAGACCGCCAATCTGGACAAGGTAGAAGTTGATGTCCATACTAACTCCAAAGGGGGAGAAACAAGGACCTGCGCTCTTTGGGAAAAGGGACAAGTGACAAAATTCGGTAAATTGTTTGAAGACGAAGAAAATGAATGGGTCGTTCAACAGATTAACCAGTTTTTAGAAGAACAGAAAAAGTGCCGGTAA
- the groES gene encoding co-chaperone GroES, whose product MAALTINVSTVNPLGDRVFVKISPSEEKTAGGILLPDTAKEKPQVGEVVAVGPGKVDNNGNRTALEVKVGDKVLYSKYAGTDIKLGGDDYVLLSEKDILASISE is encoded by the coding sequence ATGGCAGCACTAACAATTAACGTCTCTACTGTTAATCCTTTGGGCGATCGCGTTTTCGTGAAAATCAGCCCCAGCGAAGAGAAAACCGCAGGTGGCATTTTACTGCCCGACACCGCAAAAGAAAAACCCCAAGTGGGTGAAGTGGTTGCAGTAGGCCCCGGAAAAGTAGACAACAACGGCAACCGCACCGCCCTAGAAGTGAAAGTCGGAGATAAAGTTCTGTACTCCAAATATGCAGGCACCGACATCAAACTAGGTGGCGACGACTATGTTCTGCTCTCCGAAAAAGACATTCTCGCTTCCATCTCTGAATAG
- the lysS gene encoding lysine--tRNA ligase, with product MSAKPSSQPAQNATAPSVTPNTSTLEEIRATRLEKVEQLKQEGLNPYAYRWESTHQAAQLQASYSDLGNGEEVEEKVSIAGRILARRVFGKLAFFTLQDESGVIQLYLDKKRIDSQMPDLPQAFNLLKKLTDVGDIIGVTGTIKRTEKGELSIYVQDYTMLTKSLLPLPDKWHGLTDTEKRYRQRYVDLIVNPDVRETFRRRAKITAAIRRYLDQRDFIEIETPVLQSEAGGAEARPFITYHNTLQMDLYLRIATELHLKRLIVGGFEKVFELGRIFRNEGVSTKHNPEFTSIEIYQAYADYHDMMALTENLITYAAQEVLGTLTLNYQGETIDLTPPWRRVTMQEIVQEVTGLDFNTLSDFASAKTAAQQAGIEVPDDCQTLGKLLNEAFEQKVEATLIQPTFILDYPKEISPLTKPHRSKAGLVERFELFIVGRETANSFSELTDPIDQRERLELQAAKKAAGDLEAQGVDEDFLAALEYGMPPTGGLGIGIDRLVMLLTDAPSIRDVIAFPLLKTTSAAVKGFDYDEEKKILQIEFNNGSVYKYNDVPETVYQEMKTTPSVGQFFNSHIREVYGFDRVK from the coding sequence ATGTCTGCCAAACCATCTTCCCAACCCGCTCAAAACGCTACAGCCCCCAGTGTAACCCCTAACACCTCAACCTTAGAAGAAATCCGCGCCACACGCTTAGAAAAAGTTGAACAACTCAAACAAGAGGGATTAAACCCCTACGCTTATCGTTGGGAGTCCACCCATCAAGCGGCACAACTACAAGCCAGCTATAGTGATCTCGGCAATGGGGAAGAGGTTGAGGAAAAAGTTTCGATCGCCGGACGAATTTTAGCCCGTCGGGTGTTTGGCAAACTCGCCTTTTTCACCCTGCAAGATGAAAGCGGCGTGATTCAACTCTACCTTGATAAAAAGCGCATTGATAGCCAGATGCCCGATCTTCCCCAGGCCTTCAACCTACTGAAAAAACTCACCGACGTAGGGGATATTATCGGCGTAACAGGAACCATTAAACGCACAGAAAAAGGGGAACTTTCCATTTATGTGCAGGACTACACCATGTTAACTAAATCCCTGTTGCCCTTACCCGATAAATGGCATGGTTTAACCGACACAGAAAAACGCTATCGTCAGCGTTATGTAGACCTCATTGTTAACCCCGATGTGCGAGAAACCTTCCGTCGTCGGGCGAAAATTACCGCCGCCATTCGTCGCTACTTAGACCAACGAGATTTCATTGAAATTGAAACCCCCGTTTTACAGAGTGAAGCCGGAGGAGCAGAAGCACGTCCCTTTATTACCTACCACAATACCCTGCAAATGGACTTGTATCTGCGTATTGCCACAGAACTCCATTTAAAACGTCTCATTGTGGGAGGCTTTGAAAAAGTCTTTGAACTGGGGCGAATTTTCCGCAATGAAGGAGTTTCCACCAAACATAATCCCGAATTTACCTCCATTGAAATTTATCAAGCCTATGCCGATTATCACGACATGATGGCTTTAACTGAAAACTTAATTACCTATGCCGCCCAAGAGGTTTTAGGAACATTAACCCTGAACTACCAAGGGGAAACCATTGATTTAACTCCCCCTTGGCGACGAGTCACCATGCAGGAAATTGTCCAAGAGGTGACAGGTTTAGATTTTAATACCTTGAGTGATTTTGCCAGTGCCAAAACAGCCGCACAACAGGCCGGAATTGAAGTTCCTGATGATTGTCAAACCCTGGGTAAATTATTGAATGAAGCCTTCGAGCAGAAAGTAGAAGCGACGTTGATTCAGCCTACCTTTATTCTCGATTATCCCAAAGAAATTTCCCCCTTAACCAAGCCCCATCGCTCTAAAGCGGGGTTAGTTGAACGGTTTGAATTGTTCATTGTGGGACGAGAAACCGCCAATAGTTTTTCCGAATTAACAGATCCCATTGATCAACGGGAACGTTTAGAATTACAAGCGGCGAAAAAAGCGGCGGGAGACTTAGAAGCGCAGGGGGTAGATGAGGACTTTTTAGCCGCGTTAGAGTATGGAATGCCCCCAACCGGAGGTTTAGGAATTGGTATTGATCGGTTGGTCATGTTATTAACCGATGCTCCCAGCATTCGGGATGTGATTGCCTTCCCCTTGTTAAAAACCACCAGTGCGGCCGTGAAGGGATTTGATTATGATGAGGAAAAAAAAATCCTGCAAATCGAGTTTAATAATGGCAGTGTCTACAAATACAATGATGTGCCGGAAACCGTCTATCAAGAGATGAAAACTACTCCTTCGGTAGGGCAGTTTTTTAATAGTCACATTCGAGAAGTTTATGGATTTGATCGGGTGAAATAA
- a CDS encoding ABC-ATPase domain-containing protein: MTTASTLRTLLLNLDGASYKAYKDIKGSYSFGDFSLMVDYVQGDPFASPSELRVQVPMAIAQFPQALFNSYSREVALRDYLTRRFGAVAKELSSRRGTGKSGLIAATSVGQEVLERTAAWIDEEGVELRFVVGLPAQGRRILGRQAAELLCEDVPELVGRSLKYASLKSEVIRHHVEVAEDADFIRQCLVEQRLVAFVANGSILPRRSGVDDRPLKEQAIPFQSPPSLQVSFDCPNGGTVTGMGIPEGITLIVGGGYHGKSTLLRAIELGVYNHIPQDGREFVITDPRAVKIRAEDGRSIAGVDISPFINQLPQGRSTRQFSTPNASGSTSQAANIIEALEVGAKVLLVDEDTAATNFMIRDRRMQQLIQKDKEPITPFIDKIQQLYQEYRVSTVLVMGGSGDYFDVADTVIALDNFAPSDVTEAAKVIAQDYATHRQGEGGASFGQITPRIPLASSIDPSKGKRAVKVKVRDVDEVAFGEEEIDLAAVSQIVETGQLRAIAKALVYAKERYMNQKRTLAEIMEQVMTDLDQEGLDIVSPYPQGNLSEFRPFELAAALNRLRTLEVKS, from the coding sequence ATGACCACTGCTTCTACTCTTCGCACCTTGCTTTTAAATTTAGATGGGGCAAGTTATAAGGCGTATAAGGACATCAAGGGCAGCTATTCCTTTGGTGATTTTAGTTTGATGGTTGACTATGTACAGGGGGATCCCTTTGCGTCTCCGAGTGAGTTAAGGGTGCAGGTCCCGATGGCGATCGCACAATTCCCCCAAGCGTTGTTTAATTCCTACAGTCGAGAAGTCGCCCTGAGAGACTATTTAACGCGCCGTTTCGGGGCAGTGGCGAAGGAGTTAAGTAGTCGTCGGGGGACGGGGAAAAGTGGCTTGATTGCGGCCACATCGGTGGGTCAGGAGGTGTTAGAACGAACGGCGGCCTGGATTGATGAGGAGGGGGTAGAATTGCGGTTTGTGGTGGGATTACCTGCCCAAGGCCGACGGATTTTAGGACGACAGGCGGCGGAGTTACTCTGTGAAGATGTGCCGGAGTTGGTGGGGCGATCGCTAAAATATGCCAGTCTCAAGAGTGAGGTCATCCGTCATCATGTAGAAGTCGCTGAGGATGCGGATTTTATCCGTCAGTGTTTAGTGGAACAGCGCTTAGTGGCTTTTGTGGCCAATGGGTCAATTTTACCCCGGCGGAGTGGCGTAGATGACCGTCCCCTGAAGGAGCAGGCGATTCCTTTTCAATCTCCCCCCAGTTTACAAGTGAGTTTTGATTGTCCCAATGGCGGCACAGTAACGGGGATGGGGATTCCCGAAGGGATTACTTTAATTGTAGGGGGGGGCTATCATGGCAAGTCTACCCTACTGCGGGCGATTGAGTTGGGGGTTTATAATCATATTCCCCAAGATGGGCGAGAATTTGTGATTACAGACCCTCGGGCGGTGAAAATTCGGGCTGAAGATGGCCGCAGTATTGCTGGGGTGGATATTTCCCCTTTTATTAATCAATTGCCCCAAGGGCGTTCGACTCGTCAATTTTCGACTCCTAATGCCAGTGGTAGCACGTCCCAAGCGGCGAATATTATCGAGGCCTTGGAAGTGGGGGCGAAGGTGTTACTGGTGGATGAAGATACAGCCGCTACCAATTTTATGATCCGCGATCGCCGAATGCAGCAGTTAATCCAAAAGGACAAGGAACCAATTACCCCCTTTATTGACAAAATCCAACAACTTTATCAGGAATATCGGGTGTCTACGGTGTTGGTTATGGGCGGCAGTGGGGACTATTTTGATGTGGCCGATACGGTGATTGCTCTGGATAATTTTGCCCCCAGTGATGTCACTGAAGCAGCCAAAGTGATCGCCCAGGACTACGCCACCCACCGTCAAGGGGAAGGAGGGGCGAGTTTTGGTCAGATTACCCCCCGGATTCCCCTAGCGTCCAGTATTGACCCCAGCAAGGGCAAACGGGCGGTTAAAGTGAAGGTGCGAGATGTGGATGAGGTAGCTTTTGGGGAGGAGGAAATTGATCTGGCGGCCGTGTCCCAAATTGTGGAAACGGGTCAATTGCGTGCGATCGCCAAAGCCCTAGTTTATGCGAAAGAACGCTATATGAATCAAAAGCGCACCCTAGCCGAAATTATGGAGCAGGTGATGACCGATTTAGACCAAGAGGGCTTAGATATTGTCTCCCCCTATCCCCAAGGCAATTTAAGCGAATTTCGCCCCTTTGAATTAGCGGCCGCGCTCAATCGTTTGCGGACGTTGGAAGTGAAAAGTTAG